One window of Prochlorococcus marinus XMU1405 genomic DNA carries:
- a CDS encoding methylenetetrahydrofolate reductase, whose translation MKSKLQQTLEKKSKVITAELMPPRGGSPIRSLKIAQLLKDKVHAVNITDGSRAVMRMCSLAMSKLLLENGIEPVMQISCRDRNKIALQSDILGANALGIRNILCITGDSVKAGDQQDAKAVHEFESVRLLQQIQAFNKGSDPTIGELSDKKTFIFAGAAADPSCRNKRSLENRMRKKKEAGAGFIQTQMVMEKENLIEFCEEISNPLEIPVIAGVFLLKSYKNALFINKYVPGANIPENILNRLKDAKDPLQEGIKIAAEQAHDFINIANGIHLMAVKAEHLIPEILEKADLSLEY comes from the coding sequence TTGAAATCAAAACTTCAGCAGACTTTAGAAAAAAAATCTAAAGTAATAACGGCAGAGTTAATGCCGCCAAGAGGCGGGAGCCCCATAAGATCTCTTAAGATAGCACAACTTTTGAAAGATAAGGTACATGCTGTTAACATTACCGACGGAAGTAGAGCTGTAATGAGAATGTGCAGCTTAGCAATGTCCAAACTATTACTGGAAAATGGAATAGAACCAGTCATGCAAATATCTTGCAGAGATCGTAATAAAATTGCTTTACAATCAGACATTCTAGGAGCAAATGCTTTAGGAATTAGAAACATTTTATGCATTACCGGTGATTCAGTTAAAGCCGGGGATCAACAAGATGCTAAGGCAGTGCATGAGTTTGAGTCAGTTAGATTACTTCAACAAATTCAAGCCTTCAATAAAGGAAGTGATCCGACTATAGGAGAACTTTCCGATAAAAAAACCTTTATTTTCGCAGGTGCCGCTGCTGATCCTAGTTGCAGAAATAAAAGAAGTTTAGAAAATAGAATGAGAAAGAAAAAAGAGGCAGGAGCAGGATTCATACAAACTCAAATGGTTATGGAAAAAGAAAATTTGATAGAATTTTGCGAAGAAATTAGCAATCCTCTTGAAATTCCTGTAATTGCAGGTGTATTTCTATTAAAATCTTATAAAAACGCCTTATTTATTAACAAATATGTTCCAGGCGCAAACATCCCTGAAAATATCTTAAATCGGCTTAAAGATGCTAAAGATCCTTTACAGGAAGGTATTAAGATTGCAGCTGAACAAGCTCATGATTTTATTAATATCGCAAATGGTATTCATCTAATGGCCGTAAAGGCAGAGCATTTAATTCCTGAGATTCTTGAAAAAGCTGATCTTAGTCTGGAATATTAA
- a CDS encoding rhodanese-like domain-containing protein: MGNYPKSINASSLNDWFNSEKEDPVLIDVREQSELELARFSKEFLHIPISKVTFQYVEEIFSGLLDREIVVSCHAGIRSYNFCQWCLDNNIVSEIWNLEEGIDGWSTYIDPSIPRY; the protein is encoded by the coding sequence TTGGGAAATTATCCAAAATCTATAAATGCCTCTAGTCTCAATGATTGGTTTAATTCTGAGAAAGAGGATCCAGTTTTGATTGATGTAAGAGAACAGTCAGAACTTGAACTAGCTCGTTTCTCAAAAGAATTTTTACATATACCAATTAGTAAAGTCACGTTTCAATATGTTGAAGAAATATTTTCTGGTTTATTAGATAGAGAAATTGTTGTTAGCTGTCATGCAGGGATAAGAAGTTATAACTTTTGTCAGTGGTGCTTAGATAATAATATTGTTAGCGAAATATGGAATTTGGAGGAGGGAATTGATGGATGGAGTACATATATTGACCCATCAATTCCAAGGTATTGA
- the ndhI gene encoding NAD(P)H-quinone oxidoreductase subunit I: MKNFLQQINSYIKEAFNAGKYLYSGLSVTFDHLRRRPVTVQYPYEKLIPSERYRGRIHYEFDKCIACEVCVRVCPINLPVVDWVMNKETKKKELRNYSIDFGVCIFCGNCVEYCPTNCLSMTEEYELATFDRHNLNFDNVALGRLPTNVTTDPSVKPLRELAYLPKGVMDPHEISASDTRVGKLPEEVYDWMRSESNENKDKVSNSNN, from the coding sequence ATGAAAAATTTTCTTCAACAAATAAATAGCTATATCAAAGAAGCATTTAATGCAGGCAAATACTTATATAGTGGCCTATCAGTAACTTTTGATCATCTTCGAAGAAGACCTGTTACTGTCCAGTATCCATATGAAAAATTAATACCTTCTGAAAGATATAGAGGAAGAATACATTATGAATTCGATAAATGTATTGCTTGTGAAGTTTGCGTGAGAGTATGCCCCATAAATCTACCAGTAGTTGATTGGGTGATGAACAAAGAAACAAAAAAAAAGGAACTTAGAAATTATTCTATAGACTTTGGAGTTTGTATATTTTGCGGAAATTGTGTTGAATATTGCCCAACTAATTGTCTATCAATGACCGAAGAATATGAATTAGCTACTTTTGACAGACACAACCTAAATTTTGATAATGTAGCACTCGGTAGACTTCCCACAAACGTCACGACAGATCCTTCAGTTAAACCTCTAAGAGAACTCGCCTATCTACCTAAAGGTGTCATGGACCCTCATGAAATCTCAGCTTCAGATACTAGAGTTGGTAAATTACCTGAAGAAGTCTATGATTGGATGAGATCAGAATCCAATGAAAATAAAGATAAAGTTTCTAATTCAAACAATTAA
- the nuoH gene encoding NADH-quinone oxidoreductase subunit NuoH, translating into MEYGLDLEYSFNEFLKGFGLPSEIAHVIWLPLPMLLVLVAAVVGVLVTVWLERKISAAAQQRIGPEYAGALGVLQPIADGLKLLVKEDIIPAKADGILFTAGPILVLVPVILSWLIVPFGQNLLISNVGIGIFLWIALSSIQPIGLLMSGYASNNKYSLLGGLRAAAQSISYEIPLALSVLAIVLMTNSLSTIDIVNQQSGAGILSWNIWRQPVGFIVFWICALAECERLPFDLPEAEEELVAGYQTEYAGMKFALFYLGSYINLILSALLVSILYLGGWGFPIPVELIAKFLNLPINAPFIQVFTASIGIVMTVLKAYLLVFIAILLRWTTPRVRIDQLLDLGWKFLLPISLANLLITAGLKLAFPQFFGG; encoded by the coding sequence TTGGAATACGGATTAGATCTCGAATATAGTTTTAATGAATTCTTAAAAGGTTTTGGCCTTCCCAGCGAAATTGCTCATGTAATTTGGCTCCCTCTACCTATGCTTTTAGTTTTGGTAGCAGCAGTTGTTGGCGTTTTGGTAACAGTTTGGCTTGAAAGAAAAATATCTGCTGCTGCTCAACAAAGAATAGGACCCGAATATGCAGGAGCTCTTGGGGTCCTCCAACCAATTGCAGATGGTCTTAAGTTACTTGTCAAAGAAGATATTATTCCTGCTAAAGCGGATGGAATACTCTTTACTGCAGGACCTATATTAGTTCTTGTTCCAGTCATCCTGTCTTGGTTAATTGTTCCTTTTGGACAAAATCTTTTAATAAGTAATGTTGGTATTGGAATTTTCCTATGGATAGCTTTAAGCAGTATTCAGCCAATTGGACTTCTTATGAGCGGATACGCATCAAATAATAAATATTCTTTATTAGGAGGTTTAAGAGCAGCAGCTCAATCGATAAGTTATGAAATTCCTTTAGCTTTATCTGTACTTGCTATCGTACTAATGACAAATTCACTAAGTACTATTGACATTGTTAACCAACAAAGTGGTGCTGGGATCCTAAGTTGGAATATATGGAGACAACCAGTTGGTTTTATAGTCTTTTGGATTTGTGCTCTTGCAGAATGTGAGAGACTTCCATTTGACTTGCCTGAAGCTGAAGAAGAATTAGTTGCAGGATATCAAACTGAATATGCAGGTATGAAATTCGCATTGTTCTACCTTGGTAGTTACATTAATTTAATCCTTTCAGCTTTATTGGTATCAATACTCTATTTGGGAGGATGGGGTTTTCCTATCCCAGTTGAATTAATAGCTAAGTTTTTAAACTTGCCCATTAATGCACCATTCATACAAGTTTTCACTGCATCAATAGGAATTGTAATGACTGTATTAAAAGCATATCTTTTAGTTTTCATTGCAATATTACTGCGTTGGACAACTCCTAGAGTAAGAATAGATCAACTATTAGATCTAGGATGGAAGTTTCTTCTTCCAATTTCTCTTGCTAATCTTTTGATAACTGCAGGATTAAAACTTGCTTTTCCACAATTCTTTGGTGGTTAA
- the trpB gene encoding tryptophan synthase subunit beta, with protein sequence MVSTFSRKDQNYKNEDLNQPSKEGRFGKYGGQYVPETLMPALFELEEAASDAWKDKFFVEELNHLLKTYVGRETPLYEAKRLTEHYKTKQATPRIWLKREDLNHTGAHKINNALGQALLAIRMGKKRIIAETGAGQHGVATATVCARFGLKCIIYMGAEDIKRQSLNVFRMKLLGAEVKVVNSGTATLKDATSEAIRDWVSNVETTHYILGSVAGPHPFPKIVRDFHAVIGEETKKQCLESFGSLPHILLACVGGGSNAMGLFHPFVKETSVRLIGVEAAGSGVDTDKHAATITKGSVGILHGSMSLLLQDDNGQVQEAHSISAGLDYPGVGPEHSFLKDIGRAEYGSVTDQEALDALKLVSELEGIIPALETSHAFAWLDKLCPTLEKDTHIVINCSGRGDKDVNTVASSLDI encoded by the coding sequence GTGGTAAGTACATTTTCTCGCAAAGATCAAAACTATAAAAATGAAGATTTAAATCAACCCTCGAAAGAAGGAAGATTTGGAAAATATGGTGGTCAATATGTTCCTGAAACGCTAATGCCTGCTCTGTTTGAGCTTGAAGAAGCTGCATCTGATGCTTGGAAAGATAAATTTTTTGTAGAAGAATTAAATCATCTACTTAAGACTTATGTAGGTAGAGAAACACCACTTTATGAAGCCAAAAGACTTACTGAACATTACAAAACCAAACAAGCAACTCCAAGAATATGGCTTAAAAGAGAAGATTTAAATCATACTGGTGCTCACAAAATTAACAATGCCCTTGGACAAGCTTTATTAGCTATAAGAATGGGCAAAAAAAGAATAATTGCAGAAACTGGAGCAGGTCAGCATGGAGTTGCTACAGCTACTGTTTGTGCGAGATTTGGCTTGAAATGTATTATCTATATGGGTGCTGAAGACATAAAAAGGCAATCCCTTAACGTTTTCAGAATGAAACTTCTAGGAGCTGAAGTTAAAGTTGTAAATTCTGGAACTGCAACACTTAAGGATGCTACTAGTGAAGCCATTAGAGATTGGGTTTCTAATGTCGAAACCACACACTACATTTTAGGATCTGTTGCCGGCCCACACCCTTTCCCAAAAATTGTTAGAGATTTTCATGCAGTTATAGGAGAAGAAACTAAAAAACAATGTCTGGAATCATTTGGATCTTTACCCCATATTTTACTTGCATGTGTAGGTGGGGGATCAAATGCAATGGGTCTTTTCCATCCTTTCGTAAAAGAAACTTCTGTACGACTTATTGGAGTGGAAGCCGCAGGAAGCGGAGTTGATACTGACAAACATGCTGCCACTATCACTAAAGGTTCAGTTGGAATTTTGCATGGATCAATGAGTCTTCTTTTGCAAGATGATAATGGTCAAGTACAAGAAGCTCACTCAATAAGTGCAGGTTTAGATTACCCAGGAGTCGGACCTGAACATAGCTTTTTAAAAGATATAGGTAGAGCAGAATATGGATCAGTCACAGATCAAGAAGCTTTAGACGCTTTGAAACTTGTTAGTGAACTTGAAGGCATTATTCCGGCACTTGAAACGTCCCATGCCTTTGCTTGGTTAGATAAATTATGTCCTACTCTTGAAAAAGATACACATATAGTTATCAATTGCTCTGGAAGAGGGGACAAAGATGTTAATACTGTTGCATCTTCATTAGATATTTAA
- a CDS encoding NAD(+) kinase, giving the protein MQLSLVLIVYRSDSSIAREASKFCEEVLKAKNIKSNRIESDFHKNEIEKYLCNPELQPNIGIVLGGDGTFLKCANALADYDIPLLSINIGGNLGFLTQEKNFLFDKSFIEILENEEYKIEFRNRLNCNVCMNGTSSEKKIIKSYDALNDFYFKSVEEDISPTNQIQIEIDNEKVNEYKGDGLIISTSTGSTAYSMAAGGPIVHPSIDAMIINPICPMSLASRPIVIPNTSKVVIKPVKKSKGEIKLWRDGSKCMTIKETYYCEIKKGQSPCKIIKFKKSNTYYNTLIKKLDWKGDLSRKNQKN; this is encoded by the coding sequence ATGCAACTTTCATTAGTGCTTATTGTATATCGTTCAGATAGTTCTATAGCTCGAGAGGCTTCTAAATTCTGTGAAGAAGTCCTAAAAGCTAAAAATATAAAATCAAATAGAATTGAAAGTGATTTTCATAAAAATGAAATTGAAAAATATCTTTGCAATCCAGAATTGCAACCAAATATTGGCATAGTTCTTGGTGGAGATGGAACGTTCCTAAAATGTGCAAATGCTTTAGCTGATTATGATATTCCTTTGTTAAGCATTAACATTGGTGGTAATCTGGGTTTCCTTACGCAAGAAAAAAATTTCTTGTTTGACAAATCTTTTATTGAAATCCTTGAAAACGAAGAATATAAAATTGAATTTCGTAATAGATTAAATTGTAATGTTTGTATGAACGGGACAAGTTCTGAGAAAAAAATTATAAAAAGCTACGACGCCTTAAATGATTTTTATTTTAAATCCGTTGAAGAGGACATTTCTCCTACCAACCAAATACAAATAGAAATTGATAACGAAAAGGTGAATGAATATAAAGGTGATGGATTAATCATATCTACATCAACTGGTTCAACAGCCTACTCTATGGCTGCAGGTGGTCCAATAGTTCACCCTAGTATAGATGCAATGATAATAAACCCTATATGCCCGATGAGTTTGGCTAGTAGACCAATAGTTATACCTAATACAAGTAAGGTAGTAATTAAACCTGTTAAAAAAAGTAAGGGGGAAATTAAATTATGGCGAGACGGTTCAAAATGTATGACCATTAAGGAAACTTATTATTGTGAGATCAAAAAAGGGCAATCACCTTGCAAAATAATAAAGTTTAAAAAAAGCAATACTTATTATAATACTTTAATAAAAAAACTAGATTGGAAAGGCGATTTATCTAGAAAAAATCAGAAAAATTAA
- a CDS encoding translation initiation factor SUI1 — protein MGKKNWIEFDNHKKNSEETAKEDTFDKRSKINISKQKKGKKGKTITLIRGLGTEDEILLKGLLKKIKVFCGTGGTLIDKNIQLQGDMVSKSIEFLRKEGFHNL, from the coding sequence ATGGGAAAAAAGAATTGGATAGAATTTGATAATCACAAAAAAAATTCTGAAGAAACAGCTAAGGAAGATACTTTTGATAAAAGATCAAAAATAAATATTTCAAAACAAAAAAAAGGTAAAAAAGGTAAGACTATAACTTTAATTAGGGGTTTAGGCACTGAGGATGAAATCTTATTAAAAGGATTACTAAAAAAAATTAAAGTTTTTTGTGGGACTGGAGGAACATTAATTGATAAAAATATCCAGTTACAGGGTGATATGGTATCGAAATCAATTGAGTTTCTTCGTAAAGAGGGATTTCATAATTTATGA
- a CDS encoding nucleotidyltransferase family protein — MKAMILAAGKGTRVQPITHVIPKPMIPILQKPVMEFLLELLREHNFKEIMVNVSHLAEEIENYFRDGQRFGVEIAYSFEGRIEDGELIGDALGSAGGLKKIQDFQNFFDETFVVLCGDALVDLDLTQAVKKHKQKGAIASLITKKVTKDQVSSYGVVVSDENGRIKAFQEKPEVDQALSDCINTGIYLFEPEIFNYIPSAEKFDIGADLFPKLVEMDLPFFALPMDFEWVDIGKVPDYWSAIRNVLQGKVRQVQIPGKEIKPGVFTGLNVAANWEKVNITGPVYIGGMTRIEDGATIIGPSMIGPSCCICEGATIDNSIIFDYSKIGKGVRLMDKLVFGKYCVGKNGDHFDLQDASLDWLIADSRRSDLTEPSPQQKAMAELLGTDLINIPD; from the coding sequence ATGAAGGCAATGATACTTGCGGCAGGTAAAGGTACACGTGTTCAGCCTATTACGCATGTTATTCCAAAACCGATGATTCCGATTTTGCAAAAACCTGTTATGGAGTTTCTCTTGGAACTTTTAAGAGAACATAACTTTAAGGAAATTATGGTCAATGTTTCTCATCTGGCGGAAGAAATTGAAAATTATTTTAGGGATGGGCAAAGATTTGGAGTAGAAATTGCTTATAGTTTTGAGGGAAGAATTGAAGATGGAGAATTAATAGGTGATGCTTTGGGATCCGCAGGAGGATTAAAAAAAATTCAGGATTTTCAAAATTTCTTTGATGAAACTTTTGTTGTTTTATGTGGTGATGCTTTAGTTGATTTAGATTTAACTCAAGCTGTTAAAAAACATAAGCAGAAAGGAGCTATTGCGAGCTTAATAACAAAAAAGGTAACTAAAGATCAAGTATCAAGTTACGGTGTCGTAGTTTCTGATGAAAACGGCCGTATAAAAGCTTTTCAGGAAAAGCCAGAAGTTGATCAAGCTTTAAGTGACTGTATAAATACAGGAATTTATCTTTTCGAACCTGAAATTTTTAATTATATCCCTTCAGCAGAGAAGTTTGATATTGGAGCTGATCTTTTTCCTAAACTTGTTGAAATGGATTTACCATTTTTTGCATTACCAATGGATTTTGAATGGGTAGATATTGGAAAAGTTCCTGATTATTGGAGTGCTATTAGAAATGTATTGCAAGGCAAGGTAAGACAAGTGCAAATACCAGGTAAGGAAATAAAACCAGGAGTTTTTACCGGTTTGAATGTAGCGGCTAACTGGGAAAAGGTTAATATTACTGGGCCGGTTTATATAGGAGGTATGACTAGGATCGAAGATGGAGCAACTATTATTGGCCCTTCAATGATTGGACCAAGTTGTTGCATTTGCGAGGGAGCAACTATAGATAACTCAATTATTTTTGATTATTCTAAAATTGGTAAAGGTGTAAGACTTATGGATAAGTTAGTTTTTGGTAAATATTGTGTTGGGAAAAATGGAGATCATTTTGATTTGCAAGATGCATCTTTAGATTGGTTAATAGCAGATTCAAGAAGATCTGATTTGACTGAGCCATCCCCTCAGCAGAAAGCTATGGCAGAATTATTAGGTACTGATTTGATTAATATTCCAGACTAA
- a CDS encoding NADH-quinone oxidoreductase subunit J, which produces MSIAITTQIICFTVLSLVILIGALGVVLLESIVYSAFLLGGVFMSVAGLYLLLNASFVAAAQVLVYVGAVNVLIIFAIMLVNKKEDLKPINDIKSRRIISTSICLTLLSLLIRVDLTNVWSLSNPQNSIGEESTIRIGEHLFSDYLLPFEVASVLLLMAMIGAIVLARRDVMSKDISTGLPVDQELIEKSSEPLLTNKN; this is translated from the coding sequence ATGTCTATTGCAATAACAACTCAAATTATTTGTTTTACAGTTTTATCTTTAGTTATCCTTATTGGTGCACTTGGGGTTGTCTTGCTAGAAAGTATTGTTTATTCTGCATTTCTTCTAGGAGGGGTTTTCATGAGTGTAGCAGGATTATATCTTCTTTTAAATGCAAGTTTTGTTGCTGCAGCACAAGTTTTAGTTTATGTGGGTGCAGTTAATGTATTAATAATTTTTGCAATTATGCTAGTAAATAAAAAAGAAGATTTAAAGCCCATCAATGACATTAAATCTAGAAGAATCATATCAACATCAATATGTTTAACCCTACTAAGCCTTTTAATAAGAGTTGACTTGACCAATGTATGGAGCCTATCAAATCCTCAAAACTCTATAGGAGAAGAATCAACTATCAGAATTGGTGAACATCTATTTAGTGATTATTTACTCCCATTTGAAGTAGCTTCAGTTTTACTTTTAATGGCAATGATTGGAGCTATTGTTTTAGCTAGAAGAGATGTAATGAGCAAGGATATTTCCACTGGATTACCTGTTGATCAAGAGTTAATTGAAAAATCATCAGAACCTTTACTTACAAATAAAAATTAA
- a CDS encoding segregation/condensation protein A, producing the protein MLIKFLQDAAGKGDLDPWDIDVISVIDSFLEQYSQSFGSKSNSKISYHKDLSETSEAFFAASVLVNLKAQVLESDVFKENSSDFEDDFDLDDQDWIDQEFDIPKYPEKYLRRRSIAQPILKRTTTLGELVSQLESIAEVIETQDLLLMKRKRNKKYSDKALISQVKSLAHREKLPETTKALGKFIEGWEKALQWTDFEYLVEKWQTVEKNDLDKDRLGVFWALLFLSSENKIEIKQINSLYGPIQIKRIIPDGGLAQLPIENLEVSKTYPSAV; encoded by the coding sequence TTGTTGATTAAGTTTCTTCAAGACGCCGCAGGAAAAGGTGATCTTGATCCATGGGATATTGATGTAATAAGTGTAATTGATAGTTTTTTAGAGCAATATTCACAATCTTTCGGAAGCAAATCTAATAGCAAAATTTCCTATCATAAGGATTTATCTGAGACAAGTGAGGCTTTTTTTGCGGCTTCAGTACTAGTTAATTTAAAGGCTCAAGTTTTAGAATCTGATGTTTTCAAAGAAAATTCTTCCGATTTTGAAGATGATTTTGACTTGGATGATCAAGATTGGATTGATCAAGAATTTGATATACCAAAATATCCTGAAAAATATCTAAGGAGAAGATCAATAGCACAACCAATTCTCAAACGTACAACAACTTTGGGAGAACTGGTAAGTCAGTTAGAGTCTATTGCTGAAGTTATAGAAACCCAAGATCTTTTACTAATGAAGAGAAAAAGAAATAAAAAATATTCAGATAAAGCTTTGATTTCTCAAGTGAAATCATTAGCGCATCGTGAGAAACTACCAGAAACCACTAAAGCATTAGGTAAATTTATTGAAGGGTGGGAAAAAGCATTGCAGTGGACAGATTTTGAATATCTTGTTGAGAAATGGCAAACTGTTGAAAAAAATGATTTAGATAAAGATCGTTTGGGTGTTTTTTGGGCCTTGTTATTTTTATCATCTGAAAACAAAATTGAAATTAAACAAATTAACTCTTTATATGGCCCAATTCAAATTAAAAGAATAATTCCGGATGGAGGTTTGGCTCAATTGCCTATAGAGAATCTTGAGGTATCCAAGACCTATCCTTCTGCTGTTTAG
- a CDS encoding citrate synthase produces MDSNKLILKPGLEGVPVTNSSICDIDGNKGKLLYRGYSIEELSKKSSFLETAYLLIWGELPTAIQLRDFEQEVQMHRRLSFRVRDMMKCFPATGHPMDALQSSAASLGLFYSRRAIDDPNYIYNAVIRLIAKIPTMIAAFQLIRKGQDPIQPRDDLTYSSNFLYMLTEKEQDPIAAKVFDRCLILHAEHSLNASTFSARVTASTLTDPYAVIASAVGTLAGPLHGGANEDVIAMLEEIKTSENAGSFLDNAIRNKSKIMGFGHREYKVKDPRAIILQKLAEELFIRFGADEMYEVAKSLEAEAIPRLGPKGIFPNVDFYSGLVYRKLGIPRDLFTPIFAISRVAGWLAHWREQLGANRIFRPSQIYTGAAPRDWISLENRE; encoded by the coding sequence TTGGATAGCAACAAACTAATTTTAAAACCAGGATTAGAGGGTGTCCCAGTTACTAATTCATCTATTTGTGATATTGACGGGAACAAAGGTAAATTATTGTACAGAGGCTATTCCATTGAGGAACTATCCAAAAAAAGCAGTTTTTTAGAAACCGCTTACCTATTGATTTGGGGTGAATTGCCTACAGCTATTCAACTAAGAGATTTTGAACAAGAAGTTCAAATGCATAGAAGGTTAAGTTTTAGAGTCAGAGATATGATGAAATGTTTCCCTGCGACAGGTCATCCTATGGACGCTCTTCAATCTAGTGCGGCTTCTTTAGGGCTCTTCTATTCACGTAGAGCGATAGATGATCCTAATTACATTTACAACGCAGTAATAAGACTAATAGCAAAAATACCTACTATGATTGCCGCGTTCCAACTTATAAGAAAAGGACAAGATCCTATTCAACCTAGAGATGATTTAACTTACTCATCAAATTTTCTTTACATGCTGACTGAAAAAGAACAAGATCCTATAGCTGCAAAAGTTTTTGATAGGTGTTTAATTCTACATGCCGAACATAGTTTAAACGCCAGTACATTTAGCGCTAGAGTTACTGCAAGCACTCTTACGGACCCATATGCTGTCATCGCCTCTGCAGTAGGAACCCTTGCTGGCCCATTGCACGGAGGAGCAAATGAGGATGTGATTGCAATGTTAGAAGAGATTAAAACCTCAGAAAATGCTGGGTCTTTTTTAGATAACGCAATAAGAAATAAAAGTAAGATAATGGGCTTCGGCCACAGAGAATATAAAGTCAAAGATCCAAGAGCAATAATTCTTCAAAAACTGGCAGAAGAGCTTTTCATTAGATTTGGAGCAGATGAAATGTATGAAGTCGCTAAATCATTAGAAGCAGAGGCAATTCCAAGACTTGGACCTAAGGGTATATTCCCTAACGTGGACTTTTATTCTGGTCTTGTTTATAGAAAACTTGGTATTCCTCGTGATTTATTTACTCCAATTTTTGCCATATCTAGAGTGGCTGGTTGGCTAGCTCATTGGCGAGAACAACTTGGAGCAAATAGAATTTTTAGACCATCTCAAATCTATACAGGAGCAGCACCAAGAGATTGGATCAGCCTAGAAAATAGAGAATAA
- a CDS encoding helix-turn-helix domain-containing protein codes for MQMVEEEVNNIDMMGLSAREMEIIDLVADGLTNQEIAVKLTISKRTVDNHVSNMFTKTGSKNRVALLNWAMDNGKICRDGFNCCSLPDSDQD; via the coding sequence ATGCAAATGGTTGAAGAAGAAGTAAACAACATTGACATGATGGGTCTCTCAGCAAGAGAGATGGAAATCATTGATCTCGTAGCTGATGGGCTTACAAATCAAGAAATTGCAGTAAAACTTACTATTAGTAAAAGAACTGTTGATAATCATGTAAGTAATATGTTTACAAAAACTGGTTCTAAAAACAGAGTAGCTCTTTTGAATTGGGCAATGGACAATGGAAAGATTTGTAGAGATGGATTTAATTGCTGTTCACTCCCAGATTCTGATCAAGATTAA
- the nuoK gene encoding NADH-quinone oxidoreductase subunit NuoK encodes MNLESIPIQAFLIVSSALFCIGIWGLLNSRNAVRVLMSIELMLNAVNINLMAFSSYVDNNLIQGQVFTIFVITVAAAEAAVGLAILLSLYRNRVTVDMESFNLLKW; translated from the coding sequence ATGAATTTAGAATCAATCCCTATTCAAGCTTTTTTAATAGTATCTTCAGCACTATTCTGTATTGGTATTTGGGGATTATTAAATAGCAGAAATGCAGTCAGAGTTCTTATGAGCATTGAATTAATGCTCAATGCAGTAAATATAAACTTAATGGCGTTTTCTTCCTATGTTGATAATAATTTAATTCAAGGACAAGTTTTTACAATTTTTGTGATTACTGTTGCTGCCGCAGAAGCAGCAGTTGGATTAGCTATCCTGTTATCTCTGTATAGGAATAGAGTGACTGTAGATATGGAAAGTTTTAATTTATTAAAATGGTAA
- a CDS encoding CYTH domain-containing protein — protein sequence MALEIERRFLIKNENWKEFITRKIYIEQGYLTKSLDDWIIRVRFTGKDSKIALKKHIKGFTNFEFEYSIPRSDAETIMSNLSSTIKKERFFLEVEKKSWIIDCFKEKNYPLEIAEIELSNEEEDLFLPSFISKEITGLTHYSNFSLANNPFSKWR from the coding sequence ATGGCCTTAGAAATAGAAAGAAGATTTCTTATAAAAAATGAAAATTGGAAAGAATTCATAACTAGAAAAATTTATATTGAACAAGGATATTTAACCAAAAGTTTAGATGATTGGATTATTAGGGTAAGGTTTACAGGCAAAGACTCTAAAATTGCACTCAAAAAACATATCAAAGGTTTTACCAACTTTGAATTTGAATATTCCATTCCTCGAAGCGATGCTGAAACAATAATGTCAAATCTTTCTAGCACAATTAAAAAAGAAAGATTTTTTTTAGAAGTTGAAAAAAAATCTTGGATTATAGATTGCTTTAAAGAAAAGAATTATCCACTTGAAATTGCAGAAATTGAACTTTCCAATGAAGAGGAAGATTTATTTCTTCCTTCTTTCATTTCAAAAGAAATTACTGGTCTTACCCATTACTCTAATTTCAGTCTTGCTAACAATCCTTTCTCAAAATGGAGATAA